A stretch of Noviherbaspirillum cavernae DNA encodes these proteins:
- a CDS encoding ExeA family protein — MVAHGEWPKTKIRKFTREVKAFLSAHGAKGREIDGIFAERKSAEPPPVHAAKEQRKPVKKNTVKTEDVMLLRNEALSLKARQHFNLARNPFVDDLNTADDIFLSPDFRYCREVLWDVAKNGGFCALVGESGSGKSTLREELHERIKRECASIIVIEPYILAMEDTDAKGRVLKSGQIAEAIIRCLNPGAAVSRSLEGRYHQVHDLLKASYRAGNNHLIVIEEAHSLPIATIKHLKRFWELKDGMARLLSIVLIGQSELKTILTAHNPEVREVVQRCEVVELAPLGRHVGEYVAHKIVRAGGKAEEIFDTTAFEAIRTKLTRSTRGAKQQETSSICYPLVVNNLVARAMNYAALIGAMKITEEIITESA, encoded by the coding sequence ATGGTGGCGCATGGCGAATGGCCGAAAACGAAAATTCGCAAGTTCACGCGGGAGGTAAAGGCATTCCTCTCTGCACATGGCGCGAAGGGCCGGGAAATCGACGGCATTTTCGCAGAGAGAAAGTCGGCCGAACCGCCGCCGGTGCACGCCGCAAAGGAACAACGCAAGCCCGTCAAAAAGAACACTGTCAAAACGGAGGATGTCATGTTGTTACGCAATGAGGCTTTATCCCTGAAAGCACGTCAGCACTTCAATTTGGCGCGCAATCCATTCGTCGATGACTTGAACACGGCCGACGACATTTTTCTGTCGCCGGACTTCCGCTATTGCAGGGAGGTGCTGTGGGACGTGGCGAAGAATGGCGGATTCTGCGCCCTGGTCGGCGAATCCGGCAGCGGCAAGAGCACGCTGCGCGAAGAGCTGCACGAACGCATCAAGCGTGAGTGTGCTTCCATCATCGTGATTGAGCCGTATATCCTCGCCATGGAGGACACGGACGCCAAGGGCCGCGTATTAAAGTCCGGCCAGATCGCTGAGGCGATCATCCGCTGCCTCAATCCCGGCGCTGCTGTGTCTCGCTCGCTTGAGGGACGCTATCACCAGGTGCATGATTTGCTGAAAGCTTCTTACCGCGCGGGGAACAATCATCTGATCGTCATCGAAGAGGCGCACAGTCTACCGATTGCGACGATCAAGCACCTCAAGCGCTTTTGGGAGCTGAAAGACGGCATGGCCCGGCTGCTCAGCATCGTCCTGATCGGCCAATCCGAACTGAAAACCATTCTGACCGCGCACAATCCCGAGGTGCGGGAAGTGGTGCAGCGTTGCGAGGTGGTGGAGCTGGCGCCGCTTGGCCGTCATGTCGGCGAATACGTTGCGCATAAGATCGTGCGTGCTGGCGGCAAGGCGGAAGAAATTTTCGACACAACCGCCTTTGAGGCAATTCGTACCAAGCTGACCCGATCAACACGCGGAGCAAAACAGCAGGAAACCAGCTCAATCTGTTATCCGCTTGTGGTGAATAACCTGGTTGCGCGGGCGATGAACTATGCTGCGCTCATTGGCGCCATGAAGATCACGGAAGAAATCATCACAGAGAGCGCTTGA
- a CDS encoding ABC transporter ATP-binding protein: MLQVRNLKVSYDGVLAVSKVDLDVGKGKLVALVGGNGNGKSTTLRAIAGLNAADQGQITFNNTEIHNIPAHKRVPMGLSLVPEGRRLFARLTVERNLELGAYTRDDAQEVQNSIEHIYSLFPILKERRSQLAGTMSGGEQQMLAIGRGMMAKPKMLLLDEPSWGIAPKFVTKVLDTIQMVNEQGVSVLLVEQSLHKALAIADYGYVIQTGRIVMEGTGKDLLNNEDIKKAYLGL, from the coding sequence ATGCTACAGGTTCGTAATCTAAAGGTAAGTTACGACGGTGTGTTGGCAGTGTCGAAGGTTGATTTGGATGTTGGCAAGGGGAAGCTCGTTGCTTTGGTTGGGGGGAACGGCAATGGCAAATCGACTACCTTGCGCGCAATTGCAGGTCTCAATGCGGCGGACCAAGGCCAGATTACTTTCAATAATACGGAAATTCATAATATTCCTGCTCACAAGCGAGTCCCAATGGGATTGTCACTTGTACCCGAAGGGCGTCGCTTGTTTGCCCGCTTGACGGTGGAGCGTAATCTCGAGCTGGGAGCGTACACTAGGGATGACGCGCAAGAAGTTCAGAATTCGATCGAACATATCTACTCGTTGTTTCCCATTCTGAAAGAGCGTCGCAGTCAACTTGCCGGCACGATGAGCGGTGGCGAGCAGCAGATGCTGGCGATTGGTCGAGGCATGATGGCCAAGCCAAAGATGCTATTACTTGATGAGCCATCATGGGGTATTGCACCAAAGTTCGTGACGAAGGTGCTCGACACAATACAGATGGTAAATGAGCAAGGCGTATCTGTACTATTGGTGGAGCAAAGTCTGCACAAAGCATTGGCAATCGCCGACTACGGCTATGTGATCCAGACCGGCCGAATAGTGATGGAAGGGACAGGCAAGGACTTGCTGAATAACGAGGACATCAAGAAAGCATACTTGGGGTTGTAG
- a CDS encoding branched-chain amino acid ABC transporter permease gives MNKNPTIVQPIEANVAPMQTISGGHIILLAVLVVAALFPWFSDSPSHQNVAILVMMAAQMGVAWNIVGGYAGQVSLGHVAFYGLGAYTSTLLFTQFGVNPWIAMLLGGVFAAAISLVIGWSCFRLKGHYFTMATIAVAEIVQIVFTNWEFAGAAVGITIPMDQEGWGAFVFASKVPYYYIALGLLLLTLLANFIIEKSYLGYYFRAIKDEPDAARSLGVSLSKYKQIAFAVSSFFTALGGSFYAQKELYIDPASVLGTAVSIKMALVSILGGIGTLFGPVIGAGVLTIIDEGTRVMFGGSGRGTDLIIYATLIVVIAVYYPTGVMGWIKNLSARRALKSQNAKGV, from the coding sequence ATGAACAAGAATCCAACAATTGTACAACCCATCGAAGCGAACGTTGCTCCGATGCAGACCATTAGTGGTGGTCACATCATTCTTTTGGCGGTGCTTGTGGTTGCAGCACTCTTTCCGTGGTTCTCCGATAGCCCATCACACCAGAATGTTGCGATCCTCGTCATGATGGCCGCGCAGATGGGCGTCGCATGGAATATCGTCGGTGGCTACGCAGGGCAGGTATCGCTTGGCCATGTCGCGTTTTACGGTTTGGGTGCCTATACGTCAACGCTTCTGTTCACCCAATTCGGAGTCAATCCGTGGATTGCAATGCTCTTGGGTGGAGTGTTCGCAGCAGCAATTAGCCTTGTAATTGGCTGGTCGTGTTTTCGACTGAAAGGACACTATTTCACAATGGCAACCATTGCCGTTGCCGAAATTGTTCAAATTGTTTTTACCAATTGGGAGTTCGCCGGCGCTGCTGTCGGAATCACCATTCCCATGGATCAAGAAGGATGGGGTGCTTTCGTTTTTGCTTCTAAGGTCCCGTACTATTACATCGCATTGGGCCTGTTGCTGTTGACGTTGTTGGCCAATTTCATCATTGAAAAAAGCTATCTTGGCTATTATTTCCGCGCCATCAAAGATGAGCCGGATGCTGCAAGAAGTCTTGGCGTAAGTCTCAGCAAATACAAGCAGATCGCTTTTGCCGTGAGCAGTTTCTTCACCGCCCTCGGGGGCAGCTTTTATGCCCAGAAAGAACTTTATATCGATCCCGCTTCTGTCTTGGGTACCGCAGTGTCTATCAAGATGGCGCTCGTATCGATTTTGGGAGGGATTGGCACCCTGTTTGGTCCCGTTATCGGTGCCGGTGTTTTGACGATTATTGATGAGGGGACACGGGTGATGTTTGGCGGTTCCGGACGCGGAACAGATCTCATCATTTATGCCACACTCATCGTGGTGATTGCCGTGTATTACCCGACTGGTGTCATGGGCTGGATCAAGAATCTATCCGCCCGCAGGGCACTGAAGTCGCAAAACGCAAAAGGAGTATAA
- a CDS encoding branched-chain amino acid ABC transporter permease gives MSLEIFLQTLASGVLIGLIYALVAIGLTMIFGVMDIINFSHGEFLMFGMYSSFWLYALYALDPIFTLPLTTLFLFGFGVMVYKLVISKIVTAPMVSQLFTTFGLMLLFRGIAQFFWKPDFRTVDQSIVSGSVQIAGFQIGLPQVTAGVGAILITAGVYLFLTKTKAGAALEATAADKDAARLMGIDSQKMFALAWGIGAACAGIAGALLSTFFPIFPEVGANFILIAFVVVNLGGFGSIVGALIAGVLVGVIEVVGGFLLGPQYKLAIVLVLFLAVLMFRPQGLMGKA, from the coding sequence ATGTCTTTGGAAATATTTTTGCAGACCCTGGCATCTGGGGTGCTGATCGGGTTGATCTATGCTTTGGTGGCGATCGGACTCACCATGATTTTTGGTGTGATGGACATCATTAATTTTTCGCATGGCGAATTCTTGATGTTCGGGATGTACTCAAGCTTTTGGCTGTACGCCCTATATGCGCTGGATCCGATATTTACACTGCCCTTGACGACACTATTCTTGTTCGGTTTTGGAGTGATGGTGTACAAGCTGGTCATTAGCAAGATCGTTACTGCGCCGATGGTGTCGCAATTGTTTACGACGTTCGGGCTGATGTTGTTGTTTCGAGGTATCGCACAGTTTTTCTGGAAGCCGGATTTCCGTACCGTTGACCAATCGATTGTGAGCGGCTCTGTGCAAATTGCCGGATTTCAGATCGGACTTCCGCAAGTGACTGCCGGCGTCGGGGCCATTCTGATTACTGCCGGGGTTTATTTATTCTTGACGAAAACCAAAGCTGGTGCGGCACTTGAGGCAACCGCCGCAGACAAGGACGCGGCGCGCCTGATGGGAATCGATTCACAAAAAATGTTTGCCCTTGCTTGGGGTATCGGTGCTGCATGTGCAGGCATCGCAGGCGCTTTGCTATCGACATTCTTTCCGATTTTCCCGGAAGTAGGGGCGAACTTTATTCTGATTGCTTTCGTCGTGGTGAATCTCGGCGGCTTTGGCAGCATTGTTGGCGCGCTCATTGCCGGTGTTTTGGTCGGTGTGATTGAGGTGGTTGGAGGATTCCTTCTTGGCCCGCAATACAAGCTTGCGATCGTGCTTGTGTTGTTCCTCGCAGTACTGATGTTCCGCCCGCAGGGTTTGATGGGTAAGGCTTGA
- a CDS encoding ABC transporter ATP-binding protein: MSLLRVENVTKKFGGITANQDVSFEVGAGKIVGLIGPNGAGKTTMFNSIAGYFPPTSGDIWLNDQKISGLTPEQCAHAGIGRTFQVARTFTSMTALENVMVGAFLINRDVRTARRNAIDFLNFVNLGRFKDKAAGSMTISEQRRLAVARALAVNPKLLLMDEVMAGLNPTEVKDMVDVVLKIRDRGISCLIVEHVLEGIMPIADAIVVLDYGKKIADGKPEEVSNNPQVIAAYLGEE, encoded by the coding sequence ATGAGCTTATTGCGCGTCGAGAATGTAACCAAGAAGTTTGGCGGTATTACCGCAAACCAGGACGTATCGTTCGAAGTCGGAGCGGGCAAGATCGTTGGCTTGATTGGCCCCAATGGCGCGGGAAAAACCACGATGTTCAACAGCATCGCCGGCTATTTTCCGCCGACTTCGGGTGATATCTGGCTGAATGATCAAAAAATCTCAGGCCTTACGCCGGAACAATGTGCGCATGCAGGTATCGGGCGTACCTTTCAGGTCGCCCGCACCTTTACCAGCATGACCGCGCTGGAAAACGTGATGGTTGGTGCGTTTCTCATCAATCGCGATGTGCGGACCGCGCGCCGCAATGCAATTGATTTTCTCAATTTCGTCAACCTTGGTCGTTTCAAGGACAAGGCTGCGGGCAGCATGACCATTAGTGAGCAACGCCGCCTTGCTGTTGCGCGAGCTCTTGCGGTAAATCCAAAGCTGCTGCTGATGGATGAAGTGATGGCAGGCTTGAATCCGACCGAGGTGAAAGACATGGTGGATGTCGTCCTCAAGATTCGAGATCGAGGAATTTCATGTTTGATCGTGGAGCATGTGCTTGAAGGGATCATGCCGATTGCGGATGCGATTGTCGTGCTGGATTATGGCAAGAAGATCGCCGATGGCAAGCCGGAAGAAGTATCCAACAATCCGCAGGTGATTGCGGCTTATTTGGGAGAAGAGTGA
- a CDS encoding phage tail tape measure protein produces MSGNLNLELRLTANTSQLSSALNAAGTHVRNFTNQSSSAARSMAQGFQKLYQQLNGFSAVSKLAVAAGGYSILSDALRRNLEFEKTILDMKQTAQMTVKEAAEMRRYAIDIASDNLALPTEIAAGMKAFSAAGMKFDQIKPSIEEAARAAVAFRATVEQMADLDFDLQDKLKLDPRQIKDAHNMLLFHAKSGRYEAGPMAMEAPKYLNSAAAVGIKGIGGLNFTGAMTQILMKLAPKTQPAEVSTFMEHGFGHISSDRYVKGLAKFGIDVKKYMPNGKFYGEYGVDGITDLAAEMKRKGLDNPFKLDAAGFRDMYTKKFWKQLMDYLGDVKTAVKSAEKQALDDMVGSDKAETMNSNFGKIKQALITKEKAQLSDPATSAVTAWAKLNGWVAENPATAIAGGAAAYTGWRLLKNRIAGAGSSVLGNAASGIGGAGMPVTITNWPAGFGGPMKPSDRLSQLPGKPLASAGSAATGVLAAGAIKSTVAGAAVVAAPLALAYASKKFFESETGQRGRARALDLEVQRLEARLNLQKGPGYQDKQMTEQLQRQIDQRTQARDVILSRLDTLANRPVQVVLDGRVIAESVNRVNGRDAGRR; encoded by the coding sequence GTGAGCGGAAATCTCAATCTTGAACTGCGGCTGACAGCCAACACCAGCCAGCTCTCTTCGGCACTAAACGCCGCTGGCACCCATGTCCGCAACTTCACCAATCAGTCCAGCAGCGCAGCACGCAGCATGGCGCAAGGGTTCCAAAAGCTCTATCAGCAACTTAATGGATTTTCAGCGGTGAGCAAGCTTGCCGTCGCGGCCGGCGGATATTCAATACTGTCGGACGCGCTGCGCCGCAATTTGGAGTTCGAGAAGACGATTCTGGACATGAAGCAAACGGCACAAATGACGGTCAAAGAAGCGGCTGAAATGCGCCGGTACGCGATCGATATTGCCAGCGACAATCTGGCCTTGCCCACTGAGATCGCAGCAGGAATGAAAGCATTTTCCGCAGCGGGCATGAAGTTCGATCAAATCAAACCATCGATTGAAGAAGCGGCACGGGCGGCGGTTGCATTTCGCGCAACCGTCGAGCAGATGGCCGATCTGGATTTTGATCTGCAAGACAAATTGAAGCTCGATCCCAGGCAGATTAAAGACGCACATAACATGCTGTTGTTTCACGCCAAAAGCGGACGGTATGAAGCCGGCCCGATGGCGATGGAAGCACCAAAGTATCTCAATAGCGCTGCGGCAGTCGGGATTAAGGGCATCGGTGGCCTTAACTTTACCGGAGCCATGACACAAATCTTGATGAAGCTGGCGCCAAAAACGCAACCTGCGGAAGTTTCCACATTCATGGAGCATGGCTTTGGTCATATTTCAAGTGACCGCTATGTAAAGGGGCTTGCGAAATTTGGTATCGATGTAAAGAAGTACATGCCCAATGGAAAATTCTATGGCGAGTACGGTGTAGATGGAATCACGGACCTTGCGGCCGAGATGAAACGCAAGGGCCTTGATAATCCGTTCAAGCTCGACGCGGCCGGGTTCCGCGATATGTACACCAAAAAGTTCTGGAAGCAATTGATGGACTATCTGGGCGATGTAAAAACCGCAGTCAAGTCCGCCGAAAAGCAGGCGCTCGACGATATGGTGGGTAGTGATAAAGCTGAAACCATGAACAGCAACTTTGGAAAGATAAAGCAGGCCTTAATAACGAAAGAGAAAGCACAACTCTCCGATCCTGCTACGTCCGCTGTAACTGCCTGGGCAAAGCTCAATGGGTGGGTTGCTGAAAATCCGGCTACTGCTATAGCCGGTGGCGCCGCAGCATATACAGGATGGCGCTTGCTAAAGAACAGAATTGCGGGCGCTGGAAGCAGCGTACTCGGGAACGCTGCTAGTGGTATTGGTGGTGCTGGCATGCCGGTTACCATCACCAACTGGCCGGCTGGCTTTGGCGGCCCGATGAAGCCGTCCGATCGCCTTTCGCAGCTTCCCGGCAAGCCTCTCGCCAGTGCGGGAAGCGCCGCAACCGGCGTTCTGGCTGCTGGTGCAATAAAAAGTACGGTAGCTGGCGCCGCCGTCGTTGCGGCTCCATTGGCCTTGGCCTATGCATCTAAAAAGTTCTTTGAATCCGAAACTGGGCAGCGCGGCCGCGCCCGCGCGCTCGATTTGGAAGTTCAGCGACTGGAGGCGCGCCTGAACCTGCAGAAAGGACCCGGCTACCAAGACAAGCAGATGACCGAGCAACTGCAGCGGCAGATTGACCAGCGGACGCAAGCCCGCGACGTGATCCTCTCTCGCTTGGATACGCTTGCCAACCGTCCGGTCCAGGTGGTGCTGGATGGTCGTGTCATTGCCGAGTCGGTCAACCGGGTAAACGGCCGCGACGCCGGGCGTCGGTAA
- a CDS encoding ABC transporter substrate-binding protein produces MFGKTIKRVVQVGVALSFSVSAYAQQEVKIGVIYPLTGAAASSGAEMKNALELAADIINNGAKGIPDLPFSAGGGLPNLKGAKIKLIFADHQGNPQVGATEAERLITQEKVIALVGAYQSNVTATASQVAERNKVPFLNPESSSATLTQRNFKWFFRTTAHDDLFVQNFFDFFKDMEAKKGIQVKQLGAFNENTLWGNETTKLETKLAQEKGYNLVKTITYPAKSTQLTSEVQALKAGGPQVVMQSSYLGDAILAMKTYKELGFSPDMILANNAGFTDTEFIRTLGKDADYVITREVWSLDLAKKNPLIKQVNDLFNSRYKANFTGNSSRTFTGLMTLADAINRAGSTDTEAVRKALTETNIPGSKLIMPWKGIKFDATGQNVYGSGILVQIIDGKYNTVWPFDLATRDVTWPMPKWDQRK; encoded by the coding sequence ATGTTTGGAAAAACAATCAAACGAGTTGTTCAAGTCGGTGTTGCGCTTTCGTTCAGCGTGTCCGCCTACGCACAACAGGAAGTCAAGATCGGCGTCATATATCCTCTTACTGGAGCTGCCGCCTCCAGTGGCGCGGAAATGAAGAATGCGCTTGAACTGGCGGCCGATATCATCAACAACGGTGCCAAGGGGATTCCGGATCTGCCGTTCTCGGCAGGTGGCGGCCTCCCTAACTTGAAAGGCGCGAAGATCAAGCTGATATTCGCCGATCATCAGGGCAATCCGCAAGTTGGTGCCACAGAGGCGGAACGCCTGATCACGCAGGAAAAAGTGATCGCCTTGGTGGGTGCCTATCAAAGTAACGTGACGGCGACGGCAAGTCAGGTTGCCGAGCGCAACAAGGTCCCATTCCTGAATCCGGAATCTTCGTCGGCAACGCTGACACAGCGCAATTTCAAGTGGTTCTTCCGTACCACTGCTCACGACGACTTGTTTGTGCAGAATTTCTTCGACTTTTTCAAGGACATGGAAGCGAAGAAAGGTATTCAGGTGAAGCAACTTGGTGCCTTTAACGAAAATACCTTGTGGGGCAACGAGACAACCAAGCTGGAGACAAAACTGGCGCAGGAAAAGGGTTACAACTTGGTGAAGACCATTACGTACCCTGCGAAGAGCACACAATTGACGTCCGAAGTTCAGGCGCTCAAGGCTGGCGGCCCGCAAGTCGTGATGCAATCCTCCTATCTGGGGGATGCGATTCTGGCGATGAAAACCTACAAGGAACTTGGCTTTTCCCCGGACATGATCCTCGCGAACAACGCAGGGTTCACCGATACCGAGTTCATCCGCACTTTGGGTAAAGATGCAGATTATGTGATTACGCGCGAGGTATGGTCGCTTGACTTGGCCAAAAAGAATCCATTGATCAAACAAGTCAATGACCTCTTTAACAGCCGATACAAAGCGAATTTCACTGGAAACTCCTCGCGTACCTTCACAGGGCTGATGACATTGGCAGACGCAATTAACCGTGCTGGTTCAACCGATACAGAGGCAGTTCGCAAGGCGCTGACTGAAACCAATATCCCCGGCAGCAAGTTGATCATGCCGTGGAAAGGGATCAAGTTTGACGCGACCGGTCAGAACGTGTACGGCTCTGGCATCCTGGTTCAGATCATTGACGGCAAGTACAACACAGTATGGCCGTTTGACCTCGCGACACGTGACGTCACGTGGCCAATGCCGAAGTGGGATCAGCGCAAGTAA
- a CDS encoding Mor transcription activator family protein, with the protein MKKDKTGDVIESLADTAAEVLQSVAEMRPEKARGIGESIAYTFAKREGGRQFYLPKNLVHRLTCRDAEIRKKFTGFNHAELAAEYGVTDMRIRQILAKKQ; encoded by the coding sequence ATGAAAAAAGACAAAACTGGCGACGTGATTGAAAGTCTGGCGGACACAGCCGCTGAAGTGCTGCAATCAGTGGCCGAAATGCGGCCAGAAAAAGCAAGGGGTATCGGAGAGTCAATCGCCTACACGTTTGCAAAGCGCGAAGGCGGCCGCCAATTCTATCTGCCTAAAAATCTTGTCCATCGCCTCACTTGTCGCGATGCTGAAATCCGAAAGAAATTTACCGGGTTCAACCATGCCGAACTTGCTGCTGAGTATGGGGTAACGGACATGCGCATCCGACAAATACTCGCAAAGAAACAATAA
- a CDS encoding winged helix DNA-binding protein, translating into MRKSDTNEPNPNGVPIQHAVTNNGVTGKPRLTPKLQQAEQDAFVEMELGTVGAAHAFQRWIASCMKSAGLKDLTPVDVLVMHHVNHGSHNRRLGDICFVLNIEDTHVVAYSIRKLIGLGVISSDKHGKEVTYSTTSLGQEYLLRYREIRERHLVDALATLGLNKSLLEELAQYLRKMSGLYDQAARAASSL; encoded by the coding sequence ATGCGCAAATCCGATACCAATGAACCGAATCCAAACGGCGTGCCGATACAGCATGCCGTTACAAACAATGGGGTAACGGGCAAGCCAAGGCTGACTCCCAAGCTGCAGCAGGCCGAACAAGATGCGTTCGTCGAGATGGAACTTGGGACGGTCGGTGCTGCACATGCATTTCAGCGCTGGATTGCTTCCTGCATGAAGTCAGCGGGCTTGAAGGATCTGACGCCAGTGGACGTCCTGGTTATGCATCATGTGAATCACGGCAGTCATAACCGGCGACTCGGCGATATCTGCTTCGTCCTCAATATCGAGGACACGCATGTGGTGGCTTACTCGATACGCAAGCTTATCGGACTCGGCGTTATCAGTTCCGACAAGCATGGCAAGGAGGTGACGTATTCAACTACTTCATTGGGCCAGGAGTATTTGCTGCGTTATCGGGAAATCCGCGAGCGTCATCTGGTTGATGCGCTTGCGACGCTTGGCCTCAATAAATCATTACTTGAAGAACTCGCGCAGTATCTGCGCAAGATGTCCGGACTTTACGATCAAGCCGCACGCGCGGCCTCATCTCTTTAA
- a CDS encoding winged helix DNA-binding protein, giving the protein MPKEKNNSKATFAQPSVPATKMPIVSSAHLASGRSAELSEFEFGLIIAGNAFNRWAVRCMSAAGMKDMTFTDVLVLHHVNHRAREKKLADIAFILNIEDTHIVNYSLKKLHTLGLVKTERRGKEVLYSTNEAGQALCKRYHEIRERVLVSGLTGDGTESFELSELARFLRILSGLYDQAARSATSM; this is encoded by the coding sequence ATGCCAAAGGAAAAAAACAACTCGAAGGCGACATTTGCCCAACCTTCGGTGCCTGCTACCAAGATGCCAATAGTGTCTTCTGCGCATCTCGCTTCGGGACGCAGTGCAGAATTAAGCGAATTCGAATTCGGCTTGATCATTGCAGGAAATGCCTTCAATCGATGGGCCGTCAGATGTATGTCTGCGGCCGGCATGAAGGATATGACGTTTACAGATGTGTTGGTGTTGCATCACGTTAATCATCGTGCACGTGAAAAGAAGTTAGCCGATATTGCGTTTATCTTGAATATTGAAGACACCCATATCGTCAATTATTCTTTGAAGAAGCTCCATACTTTGGGCTTGGTTAAAACAGAACGCAGAGGGAAGGAAGTGCTGTATTCGACCAATGAAGCAGGTCAGGCGCTGTGCAAGCGCTATCACGAGATTCGCGAGCGCGTCCTTGTGTCCGGTTTGACGGGCGATGGAACGGAAAGTTTTGAATTAAGCGAACTTGCACGTTTTCTCAGAATATTGTCCGGTCTTTATGATCAAGCTGCAAGATCAGCGACGTCGATGTGA
- a CDS encoding TRAP transporter substrate-binding protein: MMLAVCTALLFAQSFVHAEALKINMATAYAADNFHAQNLQQYASDVATATSGRVSIKIHPAGTLLKPNEIFEGVRRDKVEAGEVIMSSLAKEIPLFGMDSLPFIVSGYEDARRMWDASRSSVEKALSERGLQLLYAVPWPPQNLYSRNPINTMRDFKGLRMRAYSPASERISELVGAKPVTIQVIDLSQAISDGKLDLMITSSWTGVETKAWSRMQHYYRVNAWIPKNIVFINKKIFDRLDSDTQKKLFDAARVAEQRGWKLSQNSDQDYENQLAANKVNVSIVDPYIRRYLDRIGENLAREWLKQAGSEELKILLKYTTDRSMK; the protein is encoded by the coding sequence ATGATGCTTGCAGTTTGCACGGCCTTGTTGTTCGCGCAGAGTTTCGTGCATGCGGAGGCGCTGAAGATCAACATGGCAACTGCGTACGCAGCAGACAATTTTCATGCGCAAAACCTGCAGCAATACGCCAGCGATGTCGCCACGGCGACCAGTGGGCGCGTCAGCATCAAGATTCACCCGGCAGGAACTCTACTCAAGCCCAATGAGATATTTGAAGGTGTCCGCCGTGACAAGGTGGAAGCGGGCGAAGTCATCATGTCCAGCCTCGCGAAGGAAATTCCCTTGTTTGGCATGGATTCGCTGCCATTCATCGTGTCGGGCTATGAGGATGCGCGCCGCATGTGGGATGCATCGAGATCAAGCGTTGAGAAAGCATTGAGTGAGCGTGGACTTCAATTGCTCTATGCGGTGCCGTGGCCTCCTCAGAATCTTTATTCCAGAAATCCAATCAATACCATGCGTGACTTCAAGGGTCTGCGCATGCGCGCGTATAGTCCTGCGAGCGAGCGCATTTCAGAGCTGGTGGGTGCCAAGCCGGTGACCATACAAGTGATAGATCTTTCGCAGGCGATCTCTGATGGCAAGCTCGATCTGATGATTACTTCGAGCTGGACTGGCGTTGAGACCAAGGCTTGGTCCAGGATGCAGCACTATTACAGGGTGAATGCATGGATCCCCAAGAATATAGTGTTCATCAACAAGAAGATTTTTGATAGGCTAGACAGCGACACCCAGAAGAAACTTTTTGACGCTGCGCGGGTGGCCGAGCAGCGCGGCTGGAAGCTCAGTCAGAATAGCGATCAGGATTACGAAAATCAGCTTGCGGCAAACAAGGTCAATGTATCGATAGTGGATCCATACATCCGGAGATATTTGGATCGCATCGGTGAAAACCTTGCGCGGGAATGGTTGAAGCAAGCAGGCAGCGAAGAATTGAAAATCCTGTTGAAGTACACAACAGATCGTTCAATGAAGTAA